A single region of the Elizabethkingia sp. JS20170427COW genome encodes:
- a CDS encoding patatin-like phospholipase family protein — protein sequence MKNNLEIELDKSTGLVLSGGGTKGLAHAGVLKFLTEHHICIDMIAGTSAGALVGALYAFGTSPKDILSFFQSVHFFNWKHFTFNKPGIVSSEVFQEYLKPILKDHKIKESSIPLLLTATDLYSGKLHVFDEDTKVIDAVISSAAIPGVTSPYEVNSSLFCDGGVVNNFPADLLRDYVDHIIGVYLSPLNEMDQGGMKSWWSVTERAFDILTYHSEKSKFELCDWLISLNELSNYGRFETSKKRTKEIFDIGYEKARATFEKSGFRTKLKKDINGKIAL from the coding sequence ATGAAGAATAATCTTGAAATAGAGTTAGATAAGAGTACAGGTCTTGTACTTTCTGGAGGAGGCACCAAAGGGTTGGCTCATGCGGGAGTGTTAAAATTTCTCACGGAACATCATATTTGTATAGATATGATAGCGGGAACTTCTGCAGGAGCTCTTGTGGGCGCACTTTATGCATTCGGAACTTCACCTAAAGATATTTTAAGCTTCTTCCAATCGGTACATTTTTTCAATTGGAAGCATTTTACTTTTAACAAACCAGGAATTGTAAGCTCCGAAGTATTTCAAGAATACTTAAAACCTATTTTAAAAGACCATAAAATTAAAGAAAGTAGTATTCCTCTTTTATTAACAGCTACTGATTTGTATTCGGGAAAGCTTCATGTTTTTGATGAGGATACCAAAGTGATAGATGCGGTAATTTCTTCCGCTGCCATTCCTGGAGTAACATCTCCTTATGAGGTTAATTCTAGCTTGTTTTGTGATGGGGGAGTGGTGAATAATTTTCCGGCCGATTTGTTGAGAGATTATGTAGATCATATTATTGGTGTATATCTTTCTCCTCTGAATGAGATGGATCAAGGAGGAATGAAGAGCTGGTGGTCCGTAACGGAAAGGGCCTTTGATATATTGACATATCATTCGGAAAAATCAAAATTCGAGCTTTGTGATTGGCTAATTTCATTGAATGAACTATCTAATTATGGTAGATTTGAAACGAGTAAGAAAAGAACCAAAGAAATTTTTGATATAGGATATGAAAAAGCTAGAGCAACTTTTGAA
- a CDS encoding YncE family protein: protein MRNCLLYIFILSALTSCTEESRYADITEKGPYQDGFFILGEDNSLGNIDYSSNDFTKFKTNVFFSENQENLSSIPEGGLTYGKWLYLISDEGIIKIDRYTLKKDIARTDTEVRNLCDITVYKDHAYLSVANTTAPKILKIDLSTLKTVDSLSLTSVPDKIFAFNNRIYTLIKGDDSQYSNKIIAINTGTFNIEKELNVGFGPNDFAPIGNQILISCHGHKTNGTNDEDGSLWVLSTNNTVKEVFNWSAITPNIHEDIQGIGTSYNGLVYYLANAELYGVDGIDPNAFVQASKLSDRQYDRISVFNYKAVAVHKEDYKIDIFQDLELNKSINSTAKPIIAVD from the coding sequence ATGAGAAATTGTTTACTCTATATCTTTATTTTATCGGCGCTTACTTCTTGTACTGAGGAAAGCAGATATGCTGATATTACTGAAAAAGGGCCCTATCAGGATGGATTTTTCATCCTCGGTGAGGATAATTCATTAGGCAATATCGATTACTCATCCAATGATTTTACCAAGTTTAAAACCAATGTCTTTTTTTCTGAAAACCAAGAGAATCTCTCCTCAATTCCTGAAGGAGGATTAACTTACGGCAAATGGTTATACTTAATTTCTGATGAAGGAATCATAAAAATAGATCGTTATACCTTAAAAAAAGATATTGCCAGAACCGATACCGAAGTGAGAAACTTATGCGACATCACTGTGTACAAGGATCATGCTTACCTTTCCGTAGCCAACACTACTGCTCCCAAAATCCTTAAAATAGATTTAAGCACTTTAAAAACAGTGGATAGCTTGTCCCTTACTTCTGTTCCTGATAAAATCTTCGCGTTCAACAACCGAATTTATACTCTGATAAAAGGAGATGATTCCCAATATAGTAATAAAATCATCGCCATCAACACTGGTACTTTCAATATAGAAAAGGAACTGAACGTAGGCTTTGGGCCTAATGATTTCGCCCCTATTGGTAACCAAATCCTTATTTCTTGTCATGGTCATAAAACTAATGGCACCAATGATGAAGATGGCAGCTTATGGGTGCTTAGTACTAATAATACCGTAAAAGAAGTTTTCAACTGGTCTGCGATAACCCCTAATATTCATGAAGATATACAAGGAATTGGCACTTCCTACAACGGTTTGGTTTACTACCTCGCCAATGCCGAACTTTATGGAGTAGATGGTATTGACCCTAATGCTTTTGTACAAGCCAGCAAGCTTAGCGACCGTCAATACGACCGAATTTCGGTCTTCAATTACAAAGCTGTTGCCGTACACAAAGAAGATTACAAAATTGATATCTTCCAAGATTTAGAATTAAATAAAAGTATCAATTCCACAGCAAAACCGATCATTGCTGTAGATTAG